tgtttaaaattcttgCTTTACCCTAAAATGTTTCAATCTTAATTGGCCACCTGTTTCGTACGATAAAATTCGCGAAACCTAAATCcaacacctcccccccccctcccatcaTGCCCCCTTATTTTAAGATATCCCTATTCAGCTTCGACGAATCTCCGACGCTGAAGACTAGTTTTCAGATAAAATCGTAATCGTACGAGTACGAGTTCGATTGGAGAGACTATGAGAGAAAACTTCTTTAAGAAGGCTCGAGATATTAATTCGTTGGAAGTGTCGTAATAACGAACTTTTCTAGCTTAATAAATAAGCGAATAGTAAAGCGCCCTCGAAGCGTACCCAAAATATTTCTGTGCTATATGTATTTACGATGGGAAACGTCAAGGttgtatatgtgtatatgtataagtGTGTGTATGTTGCGTGTGTATGTTGTGTGTGTTTGTGGATGATTGTCCACTTGTACTGGGAAGTTCTAGAGCAGCCGTACCTGGTATTTCAACAATAGCAAACATAGCCATAACGAATATTCACACATTGTATAACTATGTACGCGGGGCTTTCGTAGGCCTCGTAATGGACTGGTTACATTTACATTGTTCGCTCGTAGCCGCGTTAGAGTACACGCGCGATGTAATGTGCGGCAGAGAGCCCAATAGATTGGGACCCGGTAGGCTGCCTGCGAAACCGCTCCTTCCCAAGAAACTGTGGGCGCATTTGTACAGTCTTGTTTGCAGAATTAGTATATCGTCCAAGTCTTGTTCGCTGTTTGGTGATTAAATCGTGCATTTCAGAATATTGTACGCAGGCGATTAAGCTGAATTGGGAGCGCGCGTGTGTGGACTTACCTTGCACCAGCCAAGAACTTTTGGAAAAGCCGATTAGGTACAGTACGTGGACGATCCACGGTGTCTGCGTAAAGATCTGTTTCCCGATTGTACAGATGTAAAAAGTCTGACAGTTGTTTAGCGGTGACGGCAGCGCGGTCTTTGTCGCTGAGTTTACTGCTCGGCAGCTGTGTAAAAGAATGCCGGTGTTAAAGAGCTGTGGTACCTTGAGAATCCGTTCAATTTACCGTGAAGAAGAAGGGTGTTCTTAGGTTACTAGCCGACTGCTGGAGGAATTTCATCACGAGATCGCAGCACGCTGGATCTGCGCTGGGCTGCGATATCTTGCGCAGTACGTGCCCTAAGTATAAACCGAAAGCTTTCCTAGCTTCTCCAGGACTAAAAGGGATTCGGCGAATGATGTAGTAAACAGTTGTCTCGAATGCAATGCCacgaataattttgttttacgaTTCTAAACAACCTACCTAAGTTTATTTCCATCGTGCATGGATTGCACTACTTGAGTCTTATACTTATGCTTATCCGTGTCCATATTCTCCTTACTGTCGCCACGATCCAAGCTCTGTTTGTGCCCCTTCACCAAAGCCCTCTCGTATCTCTCGTACCTGCAACGAGTCGTATCAGCCATGTACTGCATTCACAGAAGAAGCTTTCGATTTTCTAAGATCTTCACAGAAATACCTAGACAGCCTGTCCAGCGTGACTTCGGGAATTATAAAGCCAGTGGTGCGACTAGCCGCGGGGAATAATTGCTCGTGCAACATCAGATTGTGATTCGTGTTTACGTGTTGCGGAACTCTGCCTGGTCCCAGGGGGTCTGAAACTACCGGTATCCCCGTGGTTGGATCTGGAAATACAGTTGCATTCAATGCTACAGATTAATATCACACAGCGAGGAATAAGGGGGTATTTCTGTTCACCTAAATACTGCGAATACATCTCCCAAGATTTCGGGCTGGGGAATATGCGAACGAATCCTCCACGCCGCTCGAATTGCGCCTTCGCGGACGCTACTATCCGCTGTTGCTCCGGGGTCAACCCAGTTTTACTGATATTGCTTTTGCTCACGTTCTTCTTCCTCTGCGACAGCGTCTCGGCGGAGTGCACTCTTCTACACTAGAAACACCGACATACTGACTTGCGCGACAAAGAGCCGGTACCGAGAAACTTACACTAGCTACTTTTTTGGTAGAGGCAACTGTGGTACGGTTTAAATGCGTGGTTTGAGGCCGTAATATTGGGTCAATCGCTAGTATACCAACGAGAGTGAGCAAATCAGCTATCAAAGCTGATTTCAGTCTAACATCCAGTGGCGAGTCGCACCCCAACGACGGCGTTAAGTTTACCTCCAGTAACCACGGTTTTAACGTGTCGTCGATGAGGACGTCGAAGCCAAATAATTCTAGAACAAGGCATACATTTCGTTAGGATAATGATTAGAGGCTTTAATTCGAAGATGGGATTCAATCTCATTACCGAAGCAAGTTTCCGGATGCTTCACGAACTGCTTGATACCGCTGACAATGCCAGAGGCGGTAGCGAGGATCGATTTTATTATGATATCCTCTATGCGCTGCATGAGCAGCTCCGTGTCTTGTCCCATTGAGCGCAGGTGTCTGAGCAGCGCTGACAGAGTCCACTTGTGACCTACATCCTCCGCATCTGGGTCCTCGCTTCTGCAGTTGAAGAGAAATTAAGCAATTAGCGAGGAGGATCCGCGCGGGAATTACTATAAAAGGGTAGGAGAGACGATTTTGCTCACTTCACGTAATCCACGTGGAATTTGTTGATACTGTAATTGCACAGGTGCATGCAAGGATTCCACACGTACTGGTTGCCGCCGTCGTACTTGACTGTGGCGAACCTCACCAAACCTTCCTCGTACAGGTATATCAGCAGAGGATCGTAGTTCGTCACGGCGACGTACAATCGCAGATCGCATTTGTGACCGTCGACCAGAAGCGGATTATTTATGTATTGCGCGACGATCACGGACTCGTCCGTGAGAATCTTTTCTGGCTGCAAGCACAACGCGTGACGTTCGTAATTAGCTCTCTCCCATGAAGTTCCATGCAAAGGACAATGTTCAGTGGTGTGCTACACCGAAGTGAAACGAGCGTGCAGCGATTGCTATACAATATATTTACCCTTCCTTTTTGCGCCTGCACTGCTTCCAGAAGTTCGTGTGCCCATTACATTGCACTGTGCCCATCAAACAGATACTGTTTCTTACAATTCTCATATTTCAAGCTTTTCGGGATATATCACACacgacttaacattgtcctttgtaCAGGGTGTAAAAGAAGGCGCAGCCGTGGGTCTCGAGGATAAAGTAAGGAACTCTTATCCAGCAAAATACTTAGAGCCCGATTTCGAGATTTGGCGCTCCTACTCTAAGGGGCAAATAttctaatttaaaagagtcgaggcaatttcaaaattaattcaatactaATTCGCTGTATGAAAAAGAACTGAATTGCTTTTAAAGTTGTCTGAAGCTTCTGTGTAtaaacctttcccaatttctttcgctcaaaaatACTTAGCgtatacacaaatccgcccctgagaaTACTAAGCAATGGAACGCGATTTCGCTTCAAACCACCAAATGAATACCCACGACTATCACTTCCCCGGCATCCTATACTCGTGTCTCAACATCAAGCGAGGAAAAGTATTCGAAAAAGTGTGTTTAAAATCTAATGGCGGCAAAGTTCGCAAAGTTCTTGTTCCTGGATGTTAGCTGTACCACAGAGAACTACGCGACAAAATTTGAATCGTAGACTGTTGCCCGAAACAGAGAGCAATTGCGACACACTGGGATTATTACACTATTACAGGCGGGGGTGGCGCCACGATTTACTGGCGATGCGTGAAGAGGAGCATGCTGTGCAGCCCACGTTATCTAATACCTAGAAATTATTATGCTCACACTGTTAACGATATAAATGCCGCGACCGCGGGAACTGGCTTTGGGTTTGACAATCCAGGGCCCGCGATACCTGAAATGCGCTGTCAGCAGTTCCCTCGACTCGCTGGGCAGCAGGAAGGTCTGCGGTATGAAGTCCAGGTTCCGTAGCCCCTTACTGCGCTGCATGGCCTCGATGTTCTTGTACAGCCGATCCTTCCGCGTGATTTCGTACGACCTACGGAACAATAACGCCTTAGAATTTCAACATCAGCTAGTAATCTTTTCCTAGGAGCAACTAGCCCACGATATGCCTCGTTATTTTAAATCATCCACAACGACTAATTCCTCCGAAAAACTATGCTCGCAAATTTTCTTTGAGTAACACAACTAACTTTCTGTACCTTGGGAAGTGATTCACTTTCTGGTGAGGCATTAGATTGCGTAGGATGTCTGGCTTCGGGTGGTTGCCCATCCAAAGGATGTTGAAGTCCGCCTCGTTCATGGGAACCTGAAAGGAACAGTTAACGATTTAACAAGTGGTTGTTTACTCCTCTGCTCTTCTAGCCGTTATCGAAGCGTTTGTCGCGGCGATTTCGGATTTCCAGCTCGTACAGCGGCCGTCGTAAACAGCCGGGCGCGGATTTACCGGAACGTGGAAGCGATTTTAATATTCGCGGCGCATTGTCATTCGCGGCGTATCGGCACCGTCGGCCTTGCGGTCACTTTTCGTCGGaacaatatgtatatgtacgcaGACGGACTGTTAATCACCGTGGCGGACACTTTTGCGCGATAAGAGCGAGGAACGCGTCGAGCGCGACACCGCTCAAAGTCCTTTCTTTCGTCGTTTCTCCTCTAAACGCAAAAGCAATTAAGAGGACGATCCCTATCAGCCACCGTGTCCCTTTCATTCAAAGGTTTTCATTACTTATTCATTAAAAGGACAAATAAAGGAATGTACCGGGAAGGACGACTGATAATGAACGGTGGAGGTGTTAAACGGTAGCGCGGTTGCTAATATTGGTGGCGTTTTTAACGCCGATAAATCTGCGTGGATACGCTACTATGAGTCGCAACAGAAATCACAGAGTATTTATGGGGAATAGGCGGTTAAATCGCTCGGAAATcgagtattttttgcgaattaattacaaggagatgaatacaaattgtgagtAGTACTTTTggataatgttttttaatactataaaatatacttttttttttgataatatatatatgtatatgacgGCGCTGCAGGCGTCTGATGTGAGGGCGTTTTTCTGCGGTTTTGCCTTGATTGTGATTAAACCGAGGTTCGAATCAACTTGAAATTTGTACAgcatgtttaaaatatattcctttttgGAGAGCATTAAGTGTAAAAGCTCtagtttttgagataaaaaACAGCCATCTGTGCACCCCGAATATCgacatttatcgtacaaatcgaCTTCTCCTggtcgctattttaataattttggttcaattcTTTTTTCCGAGGTTCAGGCCGAAATTGCAGATtttaggagaaacatattccatgGAAACCgctgtatatttatttttaagctcaatatcaggGCGAAACTAACGACATTATTTCCAAACCTCTGTATAATCAACCTCACGTGGCGCCATTTGTAAAGtagatatgtagacaaaaaaatatttttttactctgcgagatagtaataaatattgaaaggagaagtctgtgcttgctttcatctccttgtaattaaggGATTACatctagtcaggaggccgaaaagaggcgaatgtttgtgatttttttttttaaaaagcggaagcatatattttacagaactttttgcacttaaaaaagCAACATCtgaagaacatttgataatttttttgtagaaaaatatttgcgtttataataaaaatacgacatccaagaaacctttttttaaaaacggtgagcaagatatctaaaaaattattgcaccaatctttccgaaaatttgtgggcatattttttatataaaaatctactgaatttctgagggatttttttccattgtatagtttcgattttatcaacgaaagaCAGCtattagtgataaccatgaagtcatttttcgttgatataatcgaaactatatattaaaaaaaaaatccttcagTCATTGAATGGATTTTTATATTAGAAATAAGcccaccaaatttcagaaagattggtgcagtagtttctGAGAtctcttgctcaccgtttttaaaaaggctttttggatgtcgttgtatttttattataaacgtaaatattcttctacaaaaaaattaccaaatgttctttaaatgttgcgcttttaagtgaaaaatattttgtaaaaaatatatgcttcccttttttgaaaaaaaatcgcctcttttcggcctcctgactaggtacctACAACCCCTTAATTCGCAAAAACTGCCCCCTTTACGATCGAAGGAACGTTAATTGTGAATTACAGTCCATCAACTTTGAATGATCGTGATCCTTGAGGACGCCCTTCGTCTTCCATCGAGATCTATCCTTCCTATTCACTCCAAACAAGTAACCTCCAGTGCCAGCGTGGTGACTCGTCCAAATTGGAGCAAAGCTTTCCACGGCAATCATATATACCTACAGATGCATACCTAAACAGTTAGCATGCAACGTTAGCTAACAGCAGCgcaaattacaaaacaaaacttTCCACCGTTCAAGCTCGGCCGCTACGCTCCTGTTCACATCGACTTTCTGTACAATCTTATTCGTTTCATTCTTACAAACTCTGCAGGCCCCTAGCAAAGAGGCACCGTCATCGCGATCACTACTGTCTAAACTTCTAAGCTCTAAACAATTGAATGAAGCGCGCTGCCGCCGGCACAGTGACCCGGTCGAATTGGAGCAAAGCCTGGGCGCACTTTCTACGGCAATGATTTATGCAAATGCATCGGATCTCCGCGTCAGCCTTCTGCATTACCATTGAAACTTGGCAATGGCGGTTAATGGGTTGAGTTCCTTTTAAAACGGTCAGGTACACCGTGCCGAGGAAACTACgcgcatacagggtgtcccgaatGGCTGGCCCAAGACCGATCCGCGTCCTCGGAAGTTCCTTTCTCGTTAGGGCCCGCGAAACTTTCCACGCGACTACATTTGCATAGTCAATGGGGACCGTCGCGTTCGCGCGTGTCGGGCTAAGCTCCTCAGCCGAGGCACCACGATCGTCCACGTGATCCAGCGGGAATGTAGATCACGCCAATTGACTCCGATGAAGATCGACCTGATCGTAATTCGATACCGTCCTCGGTCACGATCCGACGACCCTACTCGAGCCTTAATAAAGCTTGACGCAACCGCCGCTTCCATGAAATCATCGTCCCTAGAGCCTTCGTCGATCTCTGGTTTCACGAGGGAGGAGAGATAAAGAGCTTATCCAGCGACAGCTTTGTTTACGAAGAAAGTCTTCCAGAGTGATAGGGAGCAGGTGAAATACCGAGAAGGGTGCGTAGGTTAAGGCCTCTGTTGGGCTACGTGACCGTCGTCACGCCGACGGATACCTCGGCTCATCATTTATCGATGCAGACTCCTCCGTTCACGTCTGTAATGGATTTGCTTTTGCGTCACGAACGCGTGCCCTCCGCCGCGGAACAGGATCGTTAAGCGATCGAACGTTCAGCATGCGAAATAATCTCACGACCCATCCCGAATGCTCCTTCATATTTCCTTTCTTCGTCGGCGGAGGGGGCGAACCCCGAAAATACACCGGCAAACTTGAGCACCTACATACGCGTTCCTCGTGCGTTGAACTCATGGCTGTGAAGAATTTTGGAAAGGTCTTTGGGCTCGTGTGGGTTGTCAGCTCGGGCTACGAAGGTGGTACTAACGCGTAACACCCACCTTGAGATAATTTTCCCTGTTTTATATGATtggtaggggagaggtggggTGAAGGGGGCATTTTCGTTTAGGAGCAGATAGTGAGAAAACTATTTAAGTAAATAACCATTCGAGGTCTAATTGGTAAGAATAGAAAGATCAGTTATCTGTAATACTGCACGGTCATGTTAAGCTTCTCTCCATATTTACATGTCTCATTTCTCGCTTTCTGAAAAAGTGTAATTTGTGAAATTTTTGTCCACTGTATTGAATGGGACATGGCTGTCTAATATCTACAGttacaatattaaacaaaagGTTATCTGACATATCTCGCATTGTTCTTGAATAACTATCAGTCCAGATGCAATAATAAAGAAACCAGTCATTCGTAACACAACCAAAAGTAAAAGAACAAAAATTTTACTTTGAAGCGCGAAAAAATTCCACCGTGTCTCACTGCCATCTCTGAAATAGCAGCGACTTGCAGTTAGACTGCGGCAAACATACTTTCATCGTGGGGAGATCCTTTATCTTTCAGCTAATTGCAATGTCCCTTTCGccccacctctcccctacagcctattaaaatacattattattactatgattttttatatctacctaGTTTGTCGTTTACTTTTGCGCTTACTTCTCTgcttttgcttcttttaattatattactttTGTACTTTCTAATTGCTTGTTCCATGCTTGTGTGACTGCGATTTGTACTCTTTGCAACAAAGTGTTTATCCCGTTGATATCCTTAaacaaatataatataataattattgctaTCAACTCAATTTCCCCCAAAACATAGATCAGTTCGTATTTGTTCTAAAATCTAAATGCCAGAATTCTACTGAATAATCGACCTTATTAGCACAGCTCCAAACAGCGACCTACAATTCACGCGAGGCAGTGGTAGCCTACGGCAAAAACGTTCGAGGCGGAAAGCACGAAGAACTCGAGGAAGCAAGCCAGTCGTTCGGCTAGAATGGTACTTCTCAAGGACCGCGTTGGAATCGACGTCGATTCCGAAGGCCCCCCATGGCCGTCTCGTTCCCAATAGCGCGCGACACGATCGGTGTCGAGGATCGATCGGAAGGAACAGCGAGGTCGCCACGGCGCGGCCGAGTAATGCGGAAATCGAGGAGGAAATCTGAGGCAGCCGGCCGTGGTACACATTGTCCGTTTTCGACGAGTCACTCGGCGAGCCGAGTGCCCAGGGGACCGACCGGTTAGCTTTTCAGTCACGGACCTTCCGAGGGAACGCGTGACCCTCAAACCTTATCCCACCAGGTCCGCTCTCGTGTCCTCACCTGCTCTCGCCGCCATAATTCCGCGCGGCCGCGACGGATGAAATACACCCGGCCGGCAATTACGCCCGTTTTATACCGCGCTTACGCTCCCCGCCAGCCGTTTCTGCCTTTCCTCTTCATCTTCCCGAGCTTCCGTCCGTTTTTTACACCTTCGGGAGCCGAGGTTAGCCTGTTTTTAGGCGCCGCGACCGCGTCTAGACAATTTTAGAACCGGCGTTGCGGGGTCGTGGGCGTCGATCAAGAGAAAACGATCGAGATCAGTATTTCAGTGTCGTTGAGCTTGTGTTCCTTCGCATGTATTACAGGTTCTTTACACTGAAGCAAAGCGACTGTTTGCTATCGTAGACTTGAAGGTTGTAGAATGGCCCGCAAGCTCAGGTACCATTGGATTATTTCTGGCAATTTCGAGGCTGCAGGGCGCCCCAATACATCAGGGCTGAAAGGCCTCAAGAATCATTCGACTATTCTCGGATTCGGTAGCGAGGTCTCTCGAACGCATCCACTCTATTTCAGTCGCTGTTCAAAGGGACAGCGCAAGGAAAGCGTCTCGGAAGCTTGAAAGGTGTTGTTCCTTCGAAATTGGAGCATTCGCGCCGCTGAGGTTAAGGTC
This region of Andrena cerasifolii isolate SP2316 chromosome 4, iyAndCera1_principal, whole genome shotgun sequence genomic DNA includes:
- the Ttll5 gene encoding tubulin tyrosine ligase-like 5 codes for the protein MLAQMKTISTGKLEGKRPKELMSSSSLSGMSQLSNSSEETLEPLVHKPHKSESSASTTDKSPQHNEWLLNGPSGNKTSILRFKCSALATPPEQSPAKTLHMTYKIFQTDTKLINLLLQSHGLTEVPMNEADFNILWMGNHPKPDILRNLMPHQKVNHFPRSYEITRKDRLYKNIEAMQRSKGLRNLDFIPQTFLLPSESRELLTAHFRYRGPWIVKPKASSRGRGIYIVNSPEKILTDESVIVAQYINNPLLVDGHKCDLRLYVAVTNYDPLLIYLYEEGLVRFATVKYDGGNQYVWNPCMHLCNYSINKFHVDYVKSEDPDAEDVGHKWTLSALLRHLRSMGQDTELLMQRIEDIIIKSILATASGIVSGIKQFVKHPETCFELFGFDVLIDDTLKPWLLEVNLTPSLGCDSPLDVRLKSALIADLLTLVGILAIDPILRPQTTHLNRTTVASTKKVASCRRVHSAETLSQRKKNVSKSNISKTGLTPEQQRIVASAKAQFERRGGFVRIFPSPKSWEMYSQYLDPTTGIPVVSDPLGPGRVPQHVNTNHNLMLHEQLFPAASRTTGFIIPEVTLDRLSRYERYERALVKGHKQSLDRGDSKENMDTDKHKYKTQVVQSMHDGNKLSPGEARKAFGLYLGHVLRKISQPSADPACCDLVMKFLQQSASNLRTPFFFTLPSSKLSDKDRAAVTAKQLSDFLHLYNRETDLYADTVDRPRTVPNRLFQKFLAGASEQDLDDILILQTRLYKCAHSFLGRSGFAGSLPGPNLLGSLPHITSRVYSNAATSEQCKCNQSITRPTKAPRT